The following coding sequences are from one Maledivibacter sp. window:
- a CDS encoding DUF421 domain-containing protein, with protein sequence MIGLALKTTLLFATGILLMRIMGKSAITQLTPYDLMAIIIIGTVVAEPLISTKLKPTLFVLGVLVALYMIFSKLSLNQFFNKILLGRPTILIKHGKIIEENIEKEKISLIQLTAMLRVNGYPKLEEVEYAILEPTGEVSILPKGEVRSVTTSDLNIKTKYEGLPIGVIIDGKVQVRNLLLINKDEEWLQGKLKEEGIGDIKDVIYAYASDETEDVVFDIRGK encoded by the coding sequence ATGATTGGTTTAGCTTTAAAAACTACATTGTTATTTGCTACAGGGATTTTGCTAATGAGAATAATGGGAAAATCTGCAATTACTCAATTAACCCCCTATGATTTAATGGCTATAATAATTATTGGAACCGTTGTTGCTGAACCTTTAATTAGTACAAAACTAAAACCAACATTATTCGTATTAGGGGTTTTAGTAGCTTTGTATATGATATTTTCAAAACTATCATTAAACCAGTTTTTTAATAAGATATTATTAGGTAGACCTACTATTTTAATAAAGCATGGAAAAATTATTGAAGAAAATATTGAAAAAGAAAAAATTTCTTTAATTCAATTGACAGCAATGCTTAGAGTAAACGGCTATCCAAAGCTTGAAGAAGTGGAATATGCCATATTGGAGCCCACGGGGGAGGTCAGCATTCTTCCCAAAGGGGAAGTAAGGAGCGTTACAACTTCGGATTTAAATATAAAAACAAAATACGAAGGACTTCCTATCGGAGTGATTATTGATGGAAAGGTACAGGTAAGAAATCTACTACTTATAAATAAAGATGAAGAGTGGCTTCAAGGTAAATTAAAGGAGGAGGGTATAGGAGATATAAAGGATGTAATATATGCATATGCCAGTGATGAAACAGAGGATGTAGTTTTTGATATTAGAGGAAAATAA